A genomic stretch from Aedes albopictus strain Foshan chromosome 2, AalbF5, whole genome shotgun sequence includes:
- the LOC134286531 gene encoding myosin heavy chain, non-muscle-like, whose translation MAAKEKKFDNKLKALEAKLSNEKILNEALSQEVTMLKMREEELALSVAEDKTAINSELESKESEVRQLKEQLESNKKNMEEVLINREILRNQVNDLQDIEVLQRQIFELQATNDRLDKSKKNIQSELEDATIELETQCTKVLDLEKKQKNFDKVLAEEKAVSEQHVQERDAAEREAREKETKVLSLTRERDEAYEKIEDLETKRKALQNELESKFMEFEQKTLDLEKENHHMKTVIINLEQEKSDISSKFVGFERKILNLEMENYRMETVIINLEQEKNDQSSKFMDFERNIVDLEKENHRMKTVIIKLEQQKSDLTKKWTECIDNSEKRLNEKDTLSNKVQAQEENTKCFSSYEKVTSFNGPSDIFCVIKEKTQNKLTSTLKQLKKAHAEKAMSENCNTKTRLKLQQLQETTNDNENFFQEPQSQIKQQESAHAKEEATIASLAKRNYFEPLDNLLNEIDSLRECVFSENYECLTELLWDDHG comes from the coding sequence ATGGCTGCAAAAGAAAAGAAATTTGATAACAAGTTGAAAGCTTTGGAAGCTAAGTTGAGCAATGAGAAAATATTGAATGAAGCATTAAGCCAGGAAGTCACTATGCTGAAGATGCGAGAGGAAGAACTTGCTTTATCGGTTGCTGAGGACAAAACGGCAATTAATTCCGAATTGGAAAGTAAAGAAAGTGAAGTACGTCAATTGAAGGAGCAACTCGAAAGCAATAAGAAGAATATGGAAGAAGTGTTGATAAATAGAGAGATCTTAAGGAATCAAGTCAACGATCTGCAGGACATCGAAGTACTGCAGCGGCAAATTTTCGAACTGCAAGCCACCAACGATCGGCTGGACAAGAGCAAAAAGAATATCCAATCGGAGCTGGAGGATGCCACCATCGAGCTGGAGACGCAGTGTACTAAGGTGCTAGACTTGGAAAAGAAGCAGAAgaacttcgacaaagttctcgccGAGGAGAAGGCCGTCAGCGAGCAGCATGTCCAGGAAAGGGATGCCGCCGAGCGGGAAGCTCGTGAAAAGGAAACCAAGGTGTTGTCGTTGACGCGGGAGCGTGACGAAGCGTACGAGAAGATCGAGGACCTGGAAACGAAACGGAAAGCACTGCAGAACGAGTTGGAGTCGAAGTTTATGGAATTCGAGCAAAAGACTTTGGATTTGGAAAAGGAGAACCATCACATGAAAACGGTTATCATTAATTTAGAGCAAGAAAAAAGTGATATTTCTTCAAAGTTTGTGGGATTCGAACGAAAGATTTTGAATCTGGAAATGGAGAATTACCGTATGGAGACGGTTATTATCAATTTAGAGCAAGAGAAGAATGACCAATCTTCGAAGTTTATGGATTTCGAGCGAAATATTGTGGATCTGGAAAAAGAAAACCATCGTATGAAAACGGTTATCATCAAGCTGGAGCAACAGAAGAGCGATCTTACTAAAAAATGGACAGAATGTATTGATAATTCTGAAAAGCGACTCAATGAAAAGGATACGTTATCAAATAAAGTTCAAGCACAAGAAGAAAATACAAAATGTTTCAGTAGCTATGAAAAAGTTACAAGTTTTAATGGTCCAAGTGATATTTTTTGCGTAATTAAGGAGAAAACACAGAACAAATTGACCTCAACGCTGAAGCAGTTAAAGAAAGCCCATGCGGAGAAAGCTATGAGCGAAAACTGCAATACTAAAACTCGGTTGAAATTGCAACAGCTACAAGAAACTACCAATGATAACGAGAACTTTTTTCAAGAACCCCAAAGCCAAATCAAACAACAAGAAAGTGCTCATGCCAAAGAGGAAGCAACTATTGCGAGTCTCGCAAAACGGAATTACTTCGAACCACTCGACAATCTTTTAAACGAGATAGATTCACTACGAGAGTGTGTCTTTTCGGAAAACTATGAGTGCCTAACGGAACTCCTGTGGGATGACCACGGTTGA